CTAAAAGGACTTTCTTATCCCTTAACTGAGCAATAACGTTCGGTTCAACGCGCAAAACAGTAACGGGGATTCTTTGACCCCTCGTGTCATAGCCTGATTTCATTTCTCCTTTTATTCCAATAATTGTGTTTAACATTTAAGTTTCCCAAAAAGTACTAAAAAAGCAGGACTCCTTGAAATTAATCACATTCCTGTGAGTTTCAGGTGCCCCACCAATTAACGTCTCTCGTTAATCGATTATTATTTAATTGTTTTTTCGCCTCTCGATGTACTCATTACATCTTTAGCTCAATATCAACTCCAGCCGGGAGTTCCAAATGAGTCAAGGAATCAACTGTTTTTAGAGAGTGAAACACTATCAAACAACGACTTTGATAGTAGTGAAACTCTCGCAAGACAGTTGACGAACTTACATCTTAAGTTCTATATCCACACCTGCTGGCAATTCAAGATGAGTAAGTGAGTCAATTGTCTTATTCGTTGGTTCGATGATGTCAATAAAGCGTTTATGGATTCTCATTTCGAATTGCTCTCTCGCGTCTTTGTCTGTATGAGGCGAAGTGAGTACGGTGAATTTTCCGATTTTGGTCGGGAGTGGAACTGGCCCGGAAATTTTGGCTCCGGTTGAGAGCCCAGTATTTATAATATCCCGACAAGCAATATCGATTACCCTGCCGTCGTACGCTTTAAGTTTTATTCTAATTCTACCTTTAGGCATCTTTTAATGTGCTCCTTTTTTCCCTTCGACTACGCTCAGGGAATATTTACTTTTTGTCATCCTGAACTCGATTCAGGATCCAGATTCTATCGCTTCGCTCCAGAATGACAGTTATTGGTCGAGAAATTCTGTAGTGCAAAAAGAGCCGAGAGTTAATTAACTTAAGCGGTTAGGCTTGAAGATTAAACTGGTTGAATTCATGTAATGTGTTCTTTCTTCGACTCGACTCGAACAAAATCACTCGAACAATTGTAACAGTGCAAATTGTACAAAAAAAGACCTCTTTGTGCAACTTATCTGCAAGCTTCTGTTAGGCTTGTAGTAAGTGGCTGTTTGAGATCTTGTCTTATTTAGGCAACTATCTTGCTTACAACGCCGGCACCAACAGTGTGGCCGCCTTCACGAATTGCGAATCTAAGGCCCTCGTCCATAGCAACTGGAGCAATTAACTTGACCTTCATTTTGACGTTGTCGCCAGGCATAACCATTTCGGTTCCTTCAGGAAGTGTGGCTTCACCTGTGACGTCTGTGGTTCTAATGTAGAATTGTGGCCTGTAACCAGTGAAAAATGGTGTGTGCCTTCCGCCTTCTTCTTTAGTTAAGATGTAGACTTCTGCTTCGAATTCGGTGTGAGGTGTAGCGGTACCCGGTTTTGCCAAAACTTGTCCTCTTTCAACATCGTCTTTTTCAACGCCTCGAAGAAGAACGCCGACGTTGTCACCGGCTTGACCTTCATCGAGTTGTTTTCGGAACATTTCGACACCTGTAACGACAGTTTTCTTGGTTGGTCTGATTCCAACAATTTCGATTTCGTCGTTAACTTTTACGATTCCCCGCTCTACTCTTCCTGTAACAACTGTTCCTCGGCCTTTAATAGAAAAGACGTCTTCTACAGGCATAATAAATGGTTTGTCGAGGTCTCTTACTGGTGTTGGAATCTTTTCGTCGACTGCTGCCATCAGATCTTCGATCGCTTTTTCCGATTCTGCATCGCCTTCGAGGGCCTTTTTTGCGGATCCGCGGATGATTGTTGCGTTTTTACCGTCGAATTCGTATTTGTCCAAAAGCTCCCTGACTTCTAGTTCGACCAAGTCGAGCAGTTCAGGGTCGTCTACCATGTCGACTTTGTTGAGGAAAACGACGATCGCTGGAACATTGACCTGTTTGGCAAGAAGTACATGCTCTCGTGTTTGAGGCATAGGGCCGTCTGGTGCGCTAACAACTAGAATCGCACCATCCATTTGTGCTGCACCTGTAATCATGTTTTTGATGTAATCAGCGTGACCCGGGGCGTCGATGTGGGCGTAGTGCCTTTTTTCTGTTTCGTATTCTACGTGGGTAATATTAATAGTAATTCCACGTTGTCGCTCTTCTGGAGCGCTGTCGATCTGCTCAAAGCTTCGGGCTTCGGCGTGACCTTTTTTGGCAAGAACAGTGGTAATCGCACTTGTAAGCGTGGTTTTACCGTGGTCGACGTGACCAATTGTTCCAATATTTACGTGCGGTTTAGTTCTTTCAAATTTTTCAGCCATGTTTCTTTTTAAAACAACAGATCAGCCAAAAGAGGCTGATTCGTTTGCTAAGTTTAATATAAAAACTTTCCCAAATGCAAGTAGTTAAAACGTTTTATGTCGGTTTTAACTTTCTTTGCTTTCGCCTCTATTTTTAGCAACTATTTTATCTGCTATATTACTTGGTACTTCTTCGTAGTGGGATGGTTCCATATAAGCGGACCCTCGACCTTGAGTCATTGAGCGGAGAGTTGTGACGTAGCCGGACATTTCTGCAAGAGGAACGATGGCGTTGATGATGACGCTGTTGCCATGGTGGTCAGAACCGTGAATTTGAGCCCGTTTTGCGGAAAGATCACCAATGACATCGCCCATAAATTCTTCGGGGATTGTTACTTCAACTTTCATAATTGGCTCGATTAGCACGAGTTCGGCGTTTTTTGCGGCCGCTTCTAAGGCCATGCTGCCCGCGATTTTAAAGGCGATGTCACTTGAATCAACGTCGTGGAAACTACCGTCGTAGACTGCTGCTTTTACGTCAACAAGCGGATAGCCTGCAAGAACTCCCATGTCGAGTTTTTCCTTTACACCTTTTTCGACTGAGCCGATAAATTCCTGAGGAATCGCACCACCTTTAATTTCGGAAACAAATTGAGAACCTTCACCTCTTGGTTGCGGCTCGACCCTGATGAAACAATGTCCGTATTGACCGCGGCCGCCGGATTGTTTGATGTATTTGCCTTCGCCCTTACCGGTTTGCTTGATCGTTTCGCGGTAAGCAACTTGTGGGCTACCGATATTTGCAGAAACTTGGAATTCCCTTTTCATCCTGTCTACCAAAATTTCTAGGTGGAGTTCACCCATACCTGAAATAATAGTTTGGCCTGTTTCCGGATCTCCTTTTATACGGAATGTTGGATCTTCTTCGGAAAGTCTGCCCAGAGCATAACCGAGTTTTTCCTGGTCGGCTTTAGTTGTCGGTTCGATAGCAAGAGAAATAACAGGTTCTGGGAAAGAAATATTTTCGAGAACAATAGGGGCTGCGGGGTCGCAAAGAGTGTCACCAGTTACAGTATTTTTGAGCCCGACGACGGCGACGATTTCACCGGCGTATGATTCCGGGATTTCTTCCCTTGTGTTTGCGTGCATCAAAAGAATTCTTCCGATTCGCTCTGTATTCTTTTTAGTGGAGTTCATAACGGAAGCACCGGCCTTCATAACTCCAGAATAAACCCGAACGTAAGTAATTTTACCGACATGGGGGTCGATTTGGATTTTGAAAGCAATTCCACAAAATGGAGAATCTTTATCTTGTTTTCTTTTTTCCGCCTCTCCCGTTTTTGGATTGATACCTTCGATTTCCGGAATATCCATAGGGGACGGCAAGTATTCAACAACTGCGTCAAGAAGTGGCTGGACGCCTTTGTTTCTAAGGCTAGATCCTGCCAGAACAGGGACAATTTTGTAATCGATTACTGCTTTTCTTAAAACCTTTTTGAGTTCTTCGACAGATAATTCCTCGCCTGCGAGATATTTCTCGAGTAGTGTGTCGTCACCTTCGGCAATTTTTTCAATAAGTTCGTGTCTGTATTTTTCGACGTTTTCTTTTTCGCTATCTGGAATCGGTACTTCTGTAAATTTCATTCCGGATTTATCGCCTTCATCCCAGGTGTATGCTTTTTGAGTTAAAAGATCGATTATGCCTTTAAAATCATTTTCTTTCCCAAGCGGAAGATTATAAGGATAAGCAGGGGCTCCAAGTTTATCACGAATGGACTTTAAGGTAGCGTAGTAGTCTGCGCCAAGTTTATCCATTTTGTTAACAAAACATACTCTTGGAACTTTGTATTTGTCAGCTTGTCTCCAAACCGTTTCAGATTGCGACTGAACTCCTTCTTCGGCATCCAAGACTGTAACGCCACCGTCCAAAACGCGAAGCGATCTTTCGACTTCTGCGGTGAAGTCAACGTGTCCTGGCGTGTCGATAATATTGATTCTAGTTTCTACGTCTTTATAAGGACCGGACTTTGGAGTCCAAAAAGTAGTGACAGCTGCAGAAACTATGGTAATTCCTCTTTCTCTTTCCTGCTCCATCCAATCTGTTACCGTTGTTCCTTCATCGATGTTGCCGAGTTTGTAAGATCTACCTGTGTAATAGAGAATTCGCTCTGTAGTCGTCGTTTTGCCCGCGTCGATGTGGGCAATAATGCCAATGTTCCTTATTCTATCCAGCGGATACAACCTATTTGTTTTTTCCTGTTGAGCTTGGGCCATATTTTTATTGTGTCAATGTGTCAAAGTATCATGTATCACTGTTTATGCTTTGACACTTTAAGTCTTAGACGCTTTGATTCATTTTAATCTCTTACTTGGAAAGCTTTTCTTTGGTGGAGTTAGCTTGACCGATTCCAATTGGAGGACGTTCTATCTTTCTTATTTCTGCTTTAATTTCGGCAACCATGGCCCGAAGCACAGAAACTTCTTCGTCCGCGAGTTCCCAGGCGGCGTTTTCGTTCCAAGCAGCACCAGAATCTTGATAAGCTTCTCCATAACGAGTCAGAGCATCTTTGAGTTTGACCTCCTCGAGCTCTTTTAGCTTTGTCCTAAGTTGTTTTAACTTCTGTCCTTTTGATAATGCCATGTTTCTGATTTTAAGGGACAACCTAATAAGCAAAGCTTGCGGTCCTCGTCCTTCGGACTGCGGGCCTAACGGTTTTCCCTTAATATTCCCTTTCCCTTAATGGAGAAATTTAAACTAGCAAAGCTAGATTTAAATTTCGATTGTATTGCACTGTCATTCTGAATGAAATGAAGAATCTAGATCCTTCGCTGCGCTCAGGATGACATTTATACGCAAATTTCATTTAAGCAGAAAATGCTTCCCTTATACAAGGGTCATTTCGGCTTGTTCCGCGACATCCGTTTTGAGCAAAATCCAAGAGGATAACGGAGGATTCTTAAGCGGGAATTATATGCTAGACATTTGGTAAAAGTCAATTTGTTAATTTACCATCTGAAATGGGAAAAAGCTTTTAGATAGTTACTACGGACCGAAAGGTCCGGAACTATCGCAAGGCGGAACACATTACCACCGGAAATGTGAGAACGCCTTATTCGCCTCTGCCATGCGATGCATTTCTTCCCTTTTGGCGACAGCTTTACCTGCACCTTGAGCTGCTTCTTGAAGTTCGGCCACGATTTTCGCGGCAATCGGTGGTAATTTGCCTATTTTTTCGACGTCTTTTGGAGACCTGCTTCTAGCTGCATCTACCAACCAAGTTAAGGCAAGAGATTGCCTTCTTGGTCCACGTACTTCAATAGGCACCATGTAAGAGGCACCGCCAACTCTTCTTGGTTTAACTTCCATTTTAGGGGTGATATTTTCGAGGGCTCTTTCGAATAAAACGATTGGGTCTTCGCCTTTTCTCTCTATTTCTGCAAAAGCTCCGTAAACCGCTTTTTCGGCGATGGTTTTTTTACCGTCTTTCATTACCTTGTTGATGAATTTGGTCACAAGAGGGCTATTGTAGATTGGGTCTGCGCCCACTTGCCTTTTTATGATTTTTCCGGTTCTAGGCATAGAAACCTCCGGTTTCTTGCAAATTTGAACTAATTTTGACTAATTTAATCGAATATTCGTTCATGGTAGGTTCATTCGTTTGCATTTGTAGCGTTAGCCTTCGGCTGGCGGAGCTGCTGCTGCAGATGCTCCGGCTGTCGTGGCTGCTTGAGCGCCGCTTGTCGCGCCAGATTTCTTAGTTCCATAAAGGGATCTTCCTTGTTTTCTGTTGTTAACGCCAGTTGTGTCGTATTTACCGCGAATAATGTGATATTTAACGCCGGGTAAATCTTTGACACGTCCGCCTCTGACTAAAACTACAGAGTGCTCTGCAAGTTCGTGTCCGATTCCCGGAATGTAAGCTGTAATTTCTTGTTTGTTGGAAAGCCTTACACGTGCGACTTTTCGAAGAGCAGAATTTGGTTTTTTAGGAGTCATTGTTTTTACCACGACACAAACTCCCCTCTTTTGTCCGGAAGGATAGCTTGTGTATCTATTAGTTCTAGAGTTGAAGGCACGTCTCAAAGCGGTTGCCCTAATGCGCTTTATCTTAGACGTCCTGCCTTTTCTAATTAATTGATTTACTGTTGGCATAATTTATCTCAATTTCAAAATTTAAAGTTTAAAAGTCAAAATTACAACTCAAAACTTAAAAGTTGCGTTGGGAGATTATAACAATCTGGGCGTAGTATGTCGAGATCTGGTAGTAAAATAAAAATTTGATCCGAACAATTTTAAGGCTTGAGGGGCTGGCAATATTTCTTTTATCCTTTCAGCTTCAGCCATATTTGTGATTAAATCTAGCTTTCTGTTGGACGATTTTGGCGCGGTCGGGGTTGGTTGGAATCAGGTGACCGATGATATCAGCAGGTCGCTTCGCGCTCCTCTGATATAATTTTTGTTTCTAATGGAGTTTAAGACTCGGTGCTTATTTTTGCCCTATCAGGGCTCGTAGGAATTAACCTACCAATTATGACGTTTTCCTTTAGACCAAGAAGCGGATCGTACTTGCCTTCGCTAGCTGCGTCTGTAAGGATTCTAGTTGTTTCCTGGAAGGATGCAGCAGACAAGAAGCTTTCTGTGTAAAGGGCAGCTCTCGTGATACCAAGGATAACAACTTGGGCTGTCGCTGGCTCTCCGCCTTCTGCCAAGACTTTTCCGTTTTCGCCTTCGAATCGGTTCTTGTCGACTAACTCGCCCGGTAGAAGAGTCGTGTCGCCGGATGTTTCGATTCTGACTTTTTCGCTCATCTTTCTGACGATTGCCTCAAAATGCTTGTCGTTAATTGCAACACCCTGGCTTTCGTACACTTGTTGAGCACCCGCAATTATGTACTTCTGAGCTGCGCGCAAGCCGGAAATTGCCAGAACCTCTTTGATGTCGAGATATCCAGATGAAAGAGGAGTACCGGCCGCAATTAAGTCTCCGTCTGCGACTAAAAGGTCGACTGCGGATGGAATAAAGTATTCTTTTTCTTGGGCTGGTTTGATTCTGGTGCTTTTAATTGTGACGGCGTAACCTTCTTCGTTCTCTTCGACTTTAACTTTGCCGGCAATTTCTGCAAGCTGAGCGACAAATTTTGGAACTCTTGCTTCAAAGAGTTCTTCGACCCTTGGAAGACCCTGAGTAATATCGAGACCTACGATACCACCAGTGTGGAACGTTCTCATAGTAAGCTGCGTTCCAGGTTCTCCGATACTCTGGGCGGCAATTACGCCAACTGGTGTTCCAATTTTAACTAACTCTCTGGTTACCAAATCTCTTCCGTAACACAATGCGCAGAGGCCATGCTTTGCCTGGCAAGTAAGAACGGACCTTACAAGTACTTCTTCTATGCCGGCCTTTTCGATTTCTGCGACTTTTTCTTCGGTGATTTCTTCGCCTGCTTTTACAATCGCATTTTTGCCCTTTGATGAAAGTACATCTTTGGCAGCGTATCTTCCGTGAATCCTTGAAGCAAGGGGCGCTTGTCTTTTGTCACGTTTGGAGAATTCTATTCCTTCTGTCGTACCGCAGTCTTCAAGTCTAATTATCGCATCGTGAGCAACGTCAACAAGCCTTCGAGTTAGATATCCAGATTCCGCTGTCTTAATAGCCCGATCGGCTAGTCCCTTCCTTGCGCCTCGGGCACTTGTGAAGTACTCGAATACGGAAAGACCTTCACGGAAGTTGGATTTAACTGGCAGTGGAACGATTTGACCTGATGGGTCTGTAACGAGTCCTCGAATTGCTGAAAGCTGTTTAATCTGCTCTGCGGTTGCCCTTGAACCGCCGGAATCCGAGATAATCTTGATGGCGTTTGTCCCGGGAAGATTTCTCCATGTCAGGTCTGCAAGTTCGTTGGTTGTTGTAAGCCATACTTCCTGGGATAGGCGTCTTTCTTCTTCTTTTGTGATAAGACCCATCTTGAAGTTCTTTTCGATCGCTTCGACTTCTTTTTCGGCTTTGGCAATAATATTCGGTTTGTCTCCTACAATCTGACAGTCAAAAACAGAAACCGAAAGACCTGAGAACGTTGCGCCTTCGAACCCTAAGCTCTTAAGTCTGTCGATAATTCCAAGAACTTCTTCTTCGGGGAGTGTGTCGATACTCTTGTTGATGATGCCTTTGATTGCAGCAGCTGTTATGGGTTCGTTTATGAACCGGAGTGACTCCGGAAGTTGAATGTTAAAAATAACTCTGCCCGCCGTTGTGTCAATGATTTCTTTTCCGAGTTTGATTTTAATTCTTTGTCTTATGCCAACCCTTCCGGTCGCGACCCCAATTACAACTTCTTCTTCGTCGCGGAAGATGCCTTCGTAAGGTTCTTTCCCCTCGTCGATAGAAGTTAAGTAGTAAACACCTAGCGCCATTTCTTTATTTGGCAAAGTAATTGGAGAGCCGTCTGCGGGTCTAAGCAAGTTTTTAGAAGCAACCATCAGGCTTATCGCTTCTGCTTGAGACGCTTCAGAAAGAGGAACAT
This DNA window, taken from Candidatus Curtissbacteria bacterium, encodes the following:
- the rpsJ gene encoding 30S ribosomal protein S10 codes for the protein MPKGRIRIKLKAYDGRVIDIACRDIINTGLSTGAKISGPVPLPTKIGKFTVLTSPHTDKDAREQFEMRIHKRFIDIIEPTNKTIDSLTHLELPAGVDIELKM
- the tuf gene encoding elongation factor Tu produces the protein MAEKFERTKPHVNIGTIGHVDHGKTTLTSAITTVLAKKGHAEARSFEQIDSAPEERQRGITINITHVEYETEKRHYAHIDAPGHADYIKNMITGAAQMDGAILVVSAPDGPMPQTREHVLLAKQVNVPAIVVFLNKVDMVDDPELLDLVELEVRELLDKYEFDGKNATIIRGSAKKALEGDAESEKAIEDLMAAVDEKIPTPVRDLDKPFIMPVEDVFSIKGRGTVVTGRVERGIVKVNDEIEIVGIRPTKKTVVTGVEMFRKQLDEGQAGDNVGVLLRGVEKDDVERGQVLAKPGTATPHTEFEAEVYILTKEEGGRHTPFFTGYRPQFYIRTTDVTGEATLPEGTEMVMPGDNVKMKVKLIAPVAMDEGLRFAIREGGHTVGAGVVSKIVA
- the fusA gene encoding elongation factor G is translated as MAQAQQEKTNRLYPLDRIRNIGIIAHIDAGKTTTTERILYYTGRSYKLGNIDEGTTVTDWMEQERERGITIVSAAVTTFWTPKSGPYKDVETRINIIDTPGHVDFTAEVERSLRVLDGGVTVLDAEEGVQSQSETVWRQADKYKVPRVCFVNKMDKLGADYYATLKSIRDKLGAPAYPYNLPLGKENDFKGIIDLLTQKAYTWDEGDKSGMKFTEVPIPDSEKENVEKYRHELIEKIAEGDDTLLEKYLAGEELSVEELKKVLRKAVIDYKIVPVLAGSSLRNKGVQPLLDAVVEYLPSPMDIPEIEGINPKTGEAEKRKQDKDSPFCGIAFKIQIDPHVGKITYVRVYSGVMKAGASVMNSTKKNTERIGRILLMHANTREEIPESYAGEIVAVVGLKNTVTGDTLCDPAAPIVLENISFPEPVISLAIEPTTKADQEKLGYALGRLSEEDPTFRIKGDPETGQTIISGMGELHLEILVDRMKREFQVSANIGSPQVAYRETIKQTGKGEGKYIKQSGGRGQYGHCFIRVEPQPRGEGSQFVSEIKGGAIPQEFIGSVEKGVKEKLDMGVLAGYPLVDVKAAVYDGSFHDVDSSDIAFKIAGSMALEAAAKNAELVLIEPIMKVEVTIPEEFMGDVIGDLSAKRAQIHGSDHHGNSVIINAIVPLAEMSGYVTTLRSMTQGRGSAYMEPSHYEEVPSNIADKIVAKNRGESKES
- the rpsG gene encoding 30S ribosomal protein S7, encoding MPRTGKIIKRQVGADPIYNSPLVTKFINKVMKDGKKTIAEKAVYGAFAEIERKGEDPIVLFERALENITPKMEVKPRRVGGASYMVPIEVRGPRRQSLALTWLVDAARSRSPKDVEKIGKLPPIAAKIVAELQEAAQGAGKAVAKREEMHRMAEANKAFSHFRW
- the rpsL gene encoding 30S ribosomal protein S12; its protein translation is MPTVNQLIRKGRTSKIKRIRATALRRAFNSRTNRYTSYPSGQKRGVCVVVKTMTPKKPNSALRKVARVRLSNKQEITAYIPGIGHELAEHSVVLVRGGRVKDLPGVKYHIIRGKYDTTGVNNRKQGRSLYGTKKSGATSGAQAATTAGASAAAAPPAEG
- the rpoC gene encoding DNA-directed RNA polymerase subunit beta', translated to MNELIDFEALKLTLASADDIKTWSFGEVTKPETINYRTLKPEKDGLFDERIFGPTKDWECYCGKYKRIRYRGIICDKCGVEVTQSRVRRERMGHITLAAPVVHNWFFKGSPSKLGLLLDVSPRSLDAVIYFASYIVIDLDEDKRAEIIKRLEQDLEAKRKEQQVLLKKNLEEQEKEGKKEVAEVKGKSTAKEQSELKIEEMQLITRQRQAMLRDENAKEVSRLEEIYKSITSMVNSVKPLDLISEDEYQKIADYEAHEFLKVGMGAESVLAVLEKIDLAQLAANLRKELTTASSQKYIKAAKRLRVVEGMRKAQISPTWMIIKTLPVLPPDLRPMVQLSGGRFATSDLNDLYRRVINRNNRLKKLIELGAPEIILRNEKRMLQEAVDALIDSQKVKTTRASQELRSLSDMLRGKQGRFRQNLLGKRVDYSGRSVIVVGPELDLHQTGIPKEMALEMFKPFVLREIISRGHAPNVKSAKHFLERRSGEIWDILEEITKNHPVLLNRAPTLHRLGIQAFYPILIEGDAIRIHPCICAGFNADFDGDQMAVHVPLSEASQAEAISLMVASKNLLRPADGSPITLPNKEMALGVYYLTSIDEGKEPYEGIFRDEEEVVIGVATGRVGIRQRIKIKLGKEIIDTTAGRVIFNIQLPESLRFINEPITAAAIKGIINKSIDTLPEEEVLGIIDRLKSLGFEGATFSGLSVSVFDCQIVGDKPNIIAKAEKEVEAIEKNFKMGLITKEEERRLSQEVWLTTTNELADLTWRNLPGTNAIKIISDSGGSRATAEQIKQLSAIRGLVTDPSGQIVPLPVKSNFREGLSVFEYFTSARGARKGLADRAIKTAESGYLTRRLVDVAHDAIIRLEDCGTTEGIEFSKRDKRQAPLASRIHGRYAAKDVLSSKGKNAIVKAGEEITEEKVAEIEKAGIEEVLVRSVLTCQAKHGLCALCYGRDLVTRELVKIGTPVGVIAAQSIGEPGTQLTMRTFHTGGIVGLDITQGLPRVEELFEARVPKFVAQLAEIAGKVKVEENEEGYAVTIKSTRIKPAQEKEYFIPSAVDLLVADGDLIAAGTPLSSGYLDIKEVLAISGLRAAQKYIIAGAQQVYESQGVAINDKHFEAIVRKMSEKVRIETSGDTTLLPGELVDKNRFEGENGKVLAEGGEPATAQVVILGITRAALYTESFLSAASFQETTRILTDAASEGKYDPLLGLKENVIIGRLIPTSPDRAKISTES